The genomic window TCGACCGGAACCTACTCCGGCGGCGACTACGAGATCGTCGGCAACGAGGCCTCGCAGGGTGCCGAGGATGGCGGTCGCTCCGCCGCCGAGACGCTGCTGTCGAAGAACCCGGACATCAACGTCGTCTACACCATCAACGAGCCGGCCGCTTACGGCGCCTACGAGGCGTTCAAGGCCGCGGGCAGCACCGACGGGCTCATCGTCGTCTCGGTCGACGGCGGCTGCGCGGGCGTCGACGCGGTGACCGAGGGCATCATCGGGGCGACGAGCCAGCAGTACCCGCTGAAGATGGCGGAGCTCGGCGTCCAGGCCGTCTACGACCTCGTCACCACCGGTGAGACCCCCGAGGTCAGCGAGGGGCTCGACTTCTACAACACGGGCGTCGCGCTCGTCACCGACGACCCGCAGGACGGCGTCGAGTCGATCGACACCGCCGAGGCCGGCGACATCTGCTGGGGCTGATTCCGACGGCCGCGTGAGCGCGCGGTCGGGCGACGGATGCCTTGGCAGCCGATCCGCCCGACCGCGCGCCCCGCGCGCAGCATCCGCCACCTCTCGCACTCTCGGAACGGAGCCAACGTGACTCAGCACACGACCGAGCCGTCGACATCGGCGCTCGACCTGGCCGAGGAATTCCTCGACCGCACCACCCCGCTCAGCCGCATACGCAACACGCTGCACCGGCACCCGGCCATCAGCCCGGCCATCGTGCTCGTCGTCGCGGTGATCGTGTTCGGCCTGCTCAACGATCGATTCCTCAACCCGACGAACCTCTCGCTCATCACCCAGCAGGTCGCCGTCGTCGGCACCATCGCCGTCGCCCAGACGCTCATCATCCTCACGGCGGGAATCGACCTGTCGGTCGGCGCCGTCATGGTGCTGAGCTCGATGGTGATCGCGCAGACCACGGTGCAGATGGGCCTCCCCGCCGTCCTCGGCCTCTTCCTCGGTCTGGTCGTCGGCATGGCCGCCGGCGCGCTCAACGGCGCACTCGTGACGCGTCTGAAACTGCCGCCCTTCATCGTCACGCTCGGCACGCTCAACATCTTCCTCGCCCTCACCCTGCTCTACTCGGGCGGCGCCACCGTCCGGGGAGGCGAGATGCCCGAACTGCTCACCTGGACCGGCGCGACCTTCCCGCTCTTCGGCGTCAACATCTCGGTCGGCGTGATCATGATGCTGCTGCTCTACGTCGTCATGTCCTACGTCCTGCACAAGACGGCGTGGGGACGCCACGTCTACGCGGTCGGCGATGATCGCGAGTCGGCGCGCCTGGCGGGCATCAGCGTGAACCGGGTGCTCATGAGCGTCTACCTCGCGGCGGGTGCGATCATCGCGATCGGCGCCTGGATTCAGATCGGCCGCTCGAACGCGGCGTCCCCGAACGC from Agromyces aurantiacus includes these protein-coding regions:
- a CDS encoding ABC transporter permease; the protein is MTQHTTEPSTSALDLAEEFLDRTTPLSRIRNTLHRHPAISPAIVLVVAVIVFGLLNDRFLNPTNLSLITQQVAVVGTIAVAQTLIILTAGIDLSVGAVMVLSSMVIAQTTVQMGLPAVLGLFLGLVVGMAAGALNGALVTRLKLPPFIVTLGTLNIFLALTLLYSGGATVRGGEMPELLTWTGATFPLFGVNISVGVIMMLLLYVVMSYVLHKTAWGRHVYAVGDDRESARLAGISVNRVLMSVYLAAGAIIAIGAWIQIGRSNAASPNAGADLNLDSITAVVIGGTSLFGGRGTVWGTLLGALIVGVFRNGLALAGLDVLWQTFAVGVLIVVAVSVDQWIRKVRA